One Mercenaria mercenaria strain notata chromosome 12, MADL_Memer_1, whole genome shotgun sequence DNA segment encodes these proteins:
- the LOC123543283 gene encoding transport and Golgi organization protein 2 homolog isoform X1, translating to MCLLFVYVNEEPEENGYKLILASNRDEYWPRPTDTAKFRDDSKWMGGADLEPGREGGTWLGISAAGKVAVLLNILAFQKPDAKGRGSLVRDFLTGDESCEDYLDRISPSASQYNPFHLLLIDLKNDCNLHCLSYCQETHRTKKPPGVSAGDNSKDIDVPWRKREEGEKIFTNIVREHGQKDQQDKLVENIIDFLNDKTQYFPDEKLAEQFKDVGRATESDLIIERSCMFVFSPQVQYGTRTNTVILVDKHGNCDFIERTLHTPVDIENLKWSMIKHQFKLNSNDST from the exons ATGTGTTTGTTATTCGTGTATGTGAATGAAGAACCGGAAGAGAATGGGTACAAGTTGATACTTGCGAGTAATCGAGATGAGTACTGGCCTAGACCAACAGATACTGCTAAATTCAGAGATGACTCAAAGTGGATGGGAG GTGCAGATTTGGAGCCTGGAAGAGAAGGTGGCACGTGGCTGGGTATATCTGCTGCGGGGAAAGTAGCTGTACTTCTAAATATTCTAGCATTCCAGAAACCTGATGCTAAAGGCAGAG gtTCATTGGTTCGAGACTTTCTCACAGGAGATGAATCGTGCGAGGACTATCTTGACAGAATTTCGCCGTCGGCCTCACAGTATAATCCGTTCCACCTTCTTCTCATAGATCTCAA GAATGATTGTAACCTTCATTGTTTGTCTTACTGTCAGGAAACACACAGAACGAAGAAACCACCAG GTGTTAGTGCTGGGGACAACAGTAAGGATATAGATGTACCTTGGAGAAAGAGAGAAGAAGGAGAGAAAATCTTCACCAATATTGTCAGGGAACACGGACAAAAAGATCAACAGGACAAActtgtagaaaatatcatagaCTTTCTTAATGATAAAACACA ATATTTTCCTGATGAAAAGTTGGCAGAACAGTTTAAAGATGTTGGCCGTGCCACAGAAAGTGATCTCATAATAGAAAGAAgttgtatgtttgttttctctCCCCAAGTACAATATGGGACAAG AACAAACACTGTTATACTTGTGGATAAACATGGAAATTGTGACTTTATTGAAAGAACACTTCATACCCCAGTGGACATTGAAAACTTGAAATGGAGCATGATAAAACATCAGTTTAAACTGAACAGTAATGATTCTACATAG